A segment of the Sulfitobacter sp. DSM 110093 genome:
AGCAGCAGGATACAACGGTTGAGGCCCTCATGGAACATCTGATCGAGCACGGCCCCAACGACATGGCGACAGTGTTCGCGCGAGCGTTCGAGTTAGCGATGCAGATAGAGCGTGAGCGCTTCCTCGGAGCTGGCCGCTATGAGCGCACGCCCGGGCGGCAGGGGTGTGCCAATGGCTACAAGCCAAAGCGCATCGACACGCAGGCACGGTCTCGGTGCGGGTGCCGAAGACTGCCGATCATGGTGGTCAGCCGTTCTACCCGTAATCGCTGGAGCGCGGGCGGCGCTCGGTGCGAGCCGTGATGCTTGCGGTGGCTGAGATGTATGTGAAGGGCGTTTCCATACGTGAAGCTGAAGCGGTGATGCGCGAGCTCGGGATAGAGAGCCTGTCCTCGGGAGTGTGCGTAATTTTGTGCCCTGACGCCTTCAGTTACGCCATGGGAAAGCGTTCTTCGAACATGATGGCGAGTTGGCTTTTA
Coding sequences within it:
- a CDS encoding transposase, giving the protein MEHLIEHGPNDMATVFARAFELAMQIERERFLGAGRYERTPGRQGCANGYKPKRIDTQARSRCGCRRLPIMVVSRSTRNRWSAGGARCEP